TTAGAAATTGTCTTTGAATATGGTTTTAAGTTATACGCAATGCACGATGATGGTACGATAATTTTTTGTGATAGCTCTGCCTGGGTTGTGCTTAATCCACCTGTTGTTGGAGATATTAATGATGATAGCTTACCGGATATTATCGTTAACTCTGAAGATTCGATTTATGCTTTGAACGCTAATGGACTTATATTAACTGGTTTTCCTAAACCTTTGACACCTGTTAGCTGGTATACTTATCCTACAATAGATGATATAGATAATGACGGCAAAGTTGATGTAATATCAAGTTCAAGTTGGATAGAGCCTACAATATCAACTGGTATAATTTACGTTTGGGCATTAGACGGTGATTATGACCAATCAACGATGCAATGGTCAATGTATCAGCACGATCCACAGCATACCGGGTATTATCATTATAGTATTCCCGGAGGTATATGTGACGAACCTGGAGTCATGTCCCGATCGATATTTTTGAGTCAAAACTACCCAAATCCCTTCAATCCTTCAACTACTATTTCATTCTTTCTTTCGTCACGTTCATACGTATCGGTGAACATATTTGACTGTCTTGGAAGAAATGTGGCCACACTGGTCTCGGCAGAGACCCAGCCGGGAAATCACTCCATAGAATGGAATCCTTGCGACCTAGAAGGCGGTGTCTATTTCTGTCGACTGCAAG
This portion of the candidate division WOR-3 bacterium genome encodes:
- a CDS encoding T9SS type A sorting domain-containing protein, giving the protein SDPVIGDVNDDGFNEVVVTSADGVYVLDKNGDFLLNLPLGQDMDHSNMALADLDADNDLEIVFEYGFKLYAMHDDGTIIFCDSSAWVVLNPPVVGDINDDSLPDIIVNSEDSIYALNANGLILTGFPKPLTPVSWYTYPTIDDIDNDGKVDVISSSSWIEPTISTGIIYVWALDGDYDQSTMQWSMYQHDPQHTGYYHYSIPGGICDEPGVMSRSIFLSQNYPNPFNPSTTISFFLSSRSYVSVNIFDCLGRNVATLVSAETQPGNHSIEWNPCDLEGGVYFCRLQAGTFTETKKLVLLK